GAGAACGAAGATTCTCAGTTTGATCGAGGAGATTCTTCGCACATCAAGAATGGCTTATATGAACAGGTTTATGCTTTATGTGCTCAGAATGATGAGGTGTGGGCTTTTAATAAGGAAGGTGCAATTGCATAAACAGATTCTGATGTTCCTTCAAATTACACTTTTACTCCCGCCCATCACTTTAATGAATACTTCCCGAAACATCTTAAAGGAAAATGGCCCAGCATAAAGATCCGATCCTCATTCTTGATTTTGGCGCTCAATACACACAACTGATCTCCCGCAAAGTTCGCGAGCTGGGCGTTTATTCTGAAATTAAGCCTTTTAATATTTCAATTCAGGAAATTAAAAAGCTGCAGCCTAAAGGGTTAATTTTGTCCGGTGGCCCGGAATCGGTATATGAAAAAAATGCCCCTTTGCCTGACAAAAGTATTTTTGACCTCGATATTCCGGTTTTGGGAATTTGCTACGGTCTGCAAGTGATTTCGCATTTCTTCGCCGGCGAAATAGCGGGCGGTACAAAAAAACGCGAATTCGGTTTGGCGGAGTTTAAAATCGAACAGCCGGCCGGACTTTTCAAGAATGTCAGCCCTGTTTCCAAAGTTTGGATGAGTCACGGCGATGCTTTAGATCAACTTCCGAGCGGATTTGAGACACTCGGTTCCACAGAAAGCTCACCTTACGCAGCATTCGCTAATAAAAAACGAAACTTTTACTGCGTGCAATTTCATCCGGAAGTCACCCACACCGTTGAAGGCAAAAAGATACTTGGAAATTTTGTTTATGAAATCTGTAAGTGTGAAAAATCCTGGACGCCCGGTTCGTTTGCGGAAAACACGGTTGCTGAAATTCGTGAAAAGGTCAGAAGCGGTAAAACCATTTGTGGCCTGAGCGGCGGTGTGGATTCTGCAGTTGCCGCGGCATTGGTTTACGAAGCCATCGGCGACAAGCTGCACTGCGTTTTCGTTGACACCGGTTTCATGCGCAAGAATGAAGTAAAAGAGGTTGGCGAGACATTTCAGAACTACTTTAAATCTAATTTCATTTCCGTTGATGCTTCAGCGGAATTCCTGAGCCGTTTAGATGGCGTAACAAATCCTGAGGAAAAGCGAAAAATTATCGGAAATACATTTATTGAGGTTTTCGAAAAAGAAGCCGAAAGGATTTCAGATGTTGAATATCTTGTTCAGGGCACGCTTTACCCGGATGTCATCGAAAGTGTTTCTGCCCATGGACCTTCCGTGACCATAAAAACCCATCATAATGTCGGCGGCCTTCCGGAGGTTATGAATCTAAAATTAATTGAACCGCTGCGCGAATTGTTTAAAGATGAAGTTCGAAATGTCGGCAGGGAGTTGGGGCTTCCTGAAAAAGTCCTGGGAAGACACCCCTTTCCCGGTCCGGGATTCGCGGTAAGAATTTTGGGTAAAATCACTCAAGAGCGCCTGGACATTCTAAGGGAAGTTGATGCGATTTTTATTGAAGAGCTCAGAAGCCACAATTGGTATGATAAAATCTGGCAGGCGTTTGCGGTTTTGCTTCCAGTAAAGACTGTCGGCGTCATGGGGGATATGCGCACTTATGAAAATGTAATCGGACTTCGTGCGGTCAGCAGCCTGGACGGCATGACTGCGGATTGGTCAAGAATTCCGTTCGAGATACTGGCACGGATTTCCAATCGAATTATCAATGAAGTGCCGGGTGTCAATCGTGTGGTTTATGATATCAGCTCAAAGCCGCCAAGCACAATTGAGTGGGAATAATATGTCACCCTTTTCACTTGATTTTTATGAATTTTTTTTTTATGTTTGGGCGTTTCAATCACGGTTTTAAGATACTTAGGAACCACAACTCAACTTAACTACTTTTCGAAAGAACTCCCTTCTGAATGACAAATATAAACAAACAACTCTGTCTCATCTATGAACTTATTTCTAAGGAGAGATTCAATGTGTGGAATTGTTGGATACATTGGTAACAAGGACGCGACACCCATCCTTCTCGAAGGGTTAAAACGGTTAGAATATCGCGGTTATGACTCCGCTGGCGTTGCTGTTCTTACGAACGGTAAAATCACAGTTGAAAAGCAGGCAGGGAAAATTTCTGCTCTGGAACAATCCTTAGCCCAAAACGCACTTTCCGGTAAGTTGGGAATTGCTCACACCCGATGGGCAACCCACGGCGTGCCAAATCAAACAAATGCACACCCCCACACAGACACAACCGGCCGAATTGCTCTCATTCATAACGGCATCATCGAAAACTATCAAACAATCAAAACAAAATTAGAATCAAACGGTTATAAATTTTCCACAGACACGGATACGGAAGCTCTGGTGAATTTGATATCTGAGTATTATCAAAATGGCAACAACCTGGACGAAGCCGTACGTGCGGCGCTCAGCCAGGTCGAGGGAACGTACGGGATAGCGGTTATCTCGAAAGACGACCCGAATACCCTTATCGCGGCACGCCGTGGGAGCCCTTTGGTCATCGGAATGGGTGAAAATGAATTCTTCGTCGCCTCAGATGTTTCGGCCATTATTAATCATACCAAAGATGTCACATATCTCGATGACAATGAGATTGCCGTCATCACTCGTGATAAAGTCACCATTAAGACTATTGACAATCTGGAAGTCGACAAAAAGATTGAAAAGATTGCTTTTGATTTGGATAAAATCGAGAAGAGCGGTTACGACCATTTCATGCTCAAAGAAATCATGGAGCAGCCGCAAACCATCGAGGACGCCATGCGCGGCCGTTTGCTTTCCGAAGAGGGCACAGCCCGTTTGGGAGGAATTCGTCATGAAATGGAATCACTGCTTTACGCGCCCCAAATTCTCTTGTCTGCTTGCGGCACCAGTTGGCATGCCTCGCTCATCGGCGAATACATGCTCGAAGAATTCGCGAGAACGCCTGTAGAAGTCGAGTATGCCTCTGAGTTTCGTTACCGAGATCCGATTATTGAACGTGGCGCTGTGATGTTTGTTATCAGTCAATCCGGCGAAACCGCGGATACGCTGGCGGCTATGAAAGAAGCAAAACGAAAAGGCGCCAAGGTTTTCGGTATCTGCAATGTTGTCGGCTCAACGATAGCAAGGGAAAGCGATTCCGGGGTTTACTTGCATGCCGGACCAGAAATTGGCGTTGCCTCGACGAAAGCCTTTACTTCGCAGGTAATGGTTCTCTCGCTGCTGTCCCTACTGATGGCAAGAATGCGTAACTTGGGCGCTTCGAAAGGAATTGACATTGTCAACGAAATGAAAGCGCTGCCCCAAAAAGTAGAAAAAATATTGCAAACTCATGAACTGATCAAAGAAATCGCTAAGGAATATCATCAAAGCCAGAATTTTCTTTACCTGGGCCGCGGTTATAATTTTCCGGTAGCGCTCGAAGGCGCTCTTAAGTTAAAAGAAATTTCATACATTCACGCAGAAGGTTACCCCGCTGCCGAAATGAAACATGGCCCGATCGCACTGATTGATGAGAACATGCCGGTCGTTTTTATCGCAACAAAAGATTCGACTTATGAAAAAATCACCAGTAACATTGAAGAGGTGAAAGCCAGAAGCGGACGTATTATCGCAATTGCCACCGAGGGCGATGAAGAAATTAAGAAACGCGCGGATCACGTGATTTATATTCCGCCCACTTTAGAGTTTTTAACACCAATTCTGACCATCATTCCTTTGCAACTGCTGGCTTATTACATCGCCATTTTGCGGGGCTGCGATGTCGACCAACCGCGTAATTTAGCCAAAAGCGTAACCGTTGAGTAGGCTCTTTTTATGAAAAAAAACTCGGCTATCTATCTCTTTGTTTTCTTGACATGGGTTATTGGGATAAGTTTCATTCCACTTAAAACCTATGCGCAAGAAACCAGGACAGTCCAAATCGTCAATGACATGGAAGTGGATTTTAGGAGGGCATTGCGTCTTTACCGCTCGAAAGATTATCTGAAAGCTTTCGCAGGCTTCGAATCTTTGAGCAATTCCACTGTCATTCATCACCGCATGACTGCTTCCTTGCTCATGACCGGGAAAAGCCTTTATCATCTGGAAAAGTTTTCCGACGCAACCCGTTACTCCGACAAACTCATCGATACTTTTTCACAAAGCAGATATGTCGACGATGCTTATTTTTTAAAAGCTTCCAGCTACTATCGGTTGAATGACAGCTTCAATGCCGCCAGATATTTTTTGTGGATTTCTGATTGGAGTTCTGACAACAGACTGACGGTAAAGTCTCATAGAATTGTAAATTCAATCATCCGCTCGAAACTTTCTTTGTCGGAATTAAATAAACTTTTGCAATTCGCAAATGGTGAAACGTCCGCGGCGCTCGTGACAATTGGATTAGCAAAAAAAGAGGTGAAGAACGGCTCAGCACGCAGAGCGGTTTCTTTGTTGAAAAACTATAAGAAGAAATTCGGACCCAGCGGGTATATCGAGCAAATTGATGAACTTTTGCAAGAAGCTGAAAACCCGGGCAGCCAGTCGATTAAAATTGGCGTGGTCTTGCCGTTAACCGGTTTTTTTAGCGAAGAGGGACAAGGAGTTTTTAGAGGAATTAAGTTTG
This genomic stretch from candidate division KSB1 bacterium harbors:
- the glmS gene encoding glutamine--fructose-6-phosphate transaminase (isomerizing), with amino-acid sequence MCGIVGYIGNKDATPILLEGLKRLEYRGYDSAGVAVLTNGKITVEKQAGKISALEQSLAQNALSGKLGIAHTRWATHGVPNQTNAHPHTDTTGRIALIHNGIIENYQTIKTKLESNGYKFSTDTDTEALVNLISEYYQNGNNLDEAVRAALSQVEGTYGIAVISKDDPNTLIAARRGSPLVIGMGENEFFVASDVSAIINHTKDVTYLDDNEIAVITRDKVTIKTIDNLEVDKKIEKIAFDLDKIEKSGYDHFMLKEIMEQPQTIEDAMRGRLLSEEGTARLGGIRHEMESLLYAPQILLSACGTSWHASLIGEYMLEEFARTPVEVEYASEFRYRDPIIERGAVMFVISQSGETADTLAAMKEAKRKGAKVFGICNVVGSTIARESDSGVYLHAGPEIGVASTKAFTSQVMVLSLLSLLMARMRNLGASKGIDIVNEMKALPQKVEKILQTHELIKEIAKEYHQSQNFLYLGRGYNFPVALEGALKLKEISYIHAEGYPAAEMKHGPIALIDENMPVVFIATKDSTYEKITSNIEEVKARSGRIIAIATEGDEEIKKRADHVIYIPPTLEFLTPILTIIPLQLLAYYIAILRGCDVDQPRNLAKSVTVE
- the guaA gene encoding glutamine-hydrolyzing GMP synthase, with amino-acid sequence MAQHKDPILILDFGAQYTQLISRKVRELGVYSEIKPFNISIQEIKKLQPKGLILSGGPESVYEKNAPLPDKSIFDLDIPVLGICYGLQVISHFFAGEIAGGTKKREFGLAEFKIEQPAGLFKNVSPVSKVWMSHGDALDQLPSGFETLGSTESSPYAAFANKKRNFYCVQFHPEVTHTVEGKKILGNFVYEICKCEKSWTPGSFAENTVAEIREKVRSGKTICGLSGGVDSAVAAALVYEAIGDKLHCVFVDTGFMRKNEVKEVGETFQNYFKSNFISVDASAEFLSRLDGVTNPEEKRKIIGNTFIEVFEKEAERISDVEYLVQGTLYPDVIESVSAHGPSVTIKTHHNVGGLPEVMNLKLIEPLRELFKDEVRNVGRELGLPEKVLGRHPFPGPGFAVRILGKITQERLDILREVDAIFIEELRSHNWYDKIWQAFAVLLPVKTVGVMGDMRTYENVIGLRAVSSLDGMTADWSRIPFEILARISNRIINEVPGVNRVVYDISSKPPSTIEWE